The following coding sequences lie in one Mycobacterium sp. DL440 genomic window:
- a CDS encoding nitroreductase family protein, with the protein MTQHEALAMPLEEAMRTQRAIRRLKADPIDDALLLHILELAMKAPTGSNAQNWEFIVVKDREVVAKLGGLNRRAVKFGGPIYKRVVVRDMSDQMLRIEKAVQWQADHFDEIPVVVVACLKGVIPLWPSVAVSSAYGSIFPAVQNLLLAARAAGLGAALITLPLWSKLLARRALGLPWNVTPCAVIPLGWPKGKYGPTTRRPVGEFVSLDRYGNRAFL; encoded by the coding sequence ATGACGCAGCACGAGGCCTTGGCCATGCCACTCGAAGAGGCGATGCGTACTCAACGGGCGATCCGCCGGCTCAAGGCTGATCCCATCGATGACGCACTTCTCCTTCACATTCTGGAACTCGCGATGAAGGCGCCGACGGGCTCGAACGCTCAGAACTGGGAGTTCATCGTCGTCAAGGACCGCGAAGTCGTCGCGAAACTCGGCGGCTTGAATCGCCGAGCCGTGAAGTTCGGCGGCCCGATCTACAAGCGCGTCGTCGTACGCGACATGAGTGACCAGATGCTCCGGATCGAGAAGGCGGTGCAATGGCAGGCGGATCATTTCGACGAGATCCCTGTCGTAGTCGTTGCCTGCCTCAAGGGTGTCATTCCGCTCTGGCCGTCAGTGGCGGTGAGCAGTGCCTACGGTTCTATTTTTCCCGCGGTGCAAAACCTCTTGCTGGCGGCCCGTGCGGCTGGGTTGGGCGCAGCGCTGATCACCTTGCCGTTGTGGAGCAAGCTGTTGGCGAGGCGCGCCCTGGGCCTGCCGTGGAACGTCACTCCGTGTGCGGTCATCCCGTTGGGTTGGCCGAAGGGCAAGTACGGGCCGACGACACGTCGGCCGGTCGGAGAATTCGTCTCACTCGACCGCTACGGCAATCGAGCTTTTCTGTAG
- a CDS encoding potassium channel family protein — translation MTTQQRLDRWEARAEWPLATVAAIFLAAYTVEVLVQPYGLAARVVELATLLTWAVFTADYVARLYLADNRVHWFRTHLVDLAIVVLPLLRPLRLLRLVVLIGVIQKAVGHAIRGKVVLYTISGAVLLVYVASLAVLQAERGQPDAHITNFGDAIWWAITTITTVGYGDMYPVTTTGRVIAALLMIGGISLVGSITATIASWIVQTVAIDDAAAAAVTAEHINDLRAEIASLRDELRRAPAIEGAGGDHRP, via the coding sequence GTGACGACACAGCAGCGGCTCGACAGGTGGGAGGCACGCGCCGAGTGGCCGCTGGCCACGGTGGCAGCGATATTCCTCGCCGCCTACACGGTGGAAGTCCTGGTCCAGCCATACGGGTTGGCAGCCCGGGTCGTCGAACTCGCGACCCTACTCACCTGGGCGGTGTTCACCGCGGACTATGTGGCCAGGTTGTATCTGGCCGACAACCGGGTGCACTGGTTCCGCACCCATCTCGTTGACCTGGCGATCGTGGTGCTGCCGCTGCTGCGGCCGTTGCGACTGTTACGCCTGGTCGTGTTGATCGGCGTGATCCAGAAAGCCGTCGGCCACGCCATCCGCGGCAAGGTCGTGCTCTACACGATCTCCGGCGCGGTCCTGTTGGTGTACGTCGCATCGCTGGCCGTGCTGCAGGCCGAACGCGGCCAACCCGACGCTCACATCACCAACTTCGGCGATGCGATCTGGTGGGCCATCACCACCATCACCACCGTCGGCTACGGCGACATGTATCCCGTGACGACAACGGGACGAGTCATCGCCGCGCTGTTGATGATTGGCGGGATCAGCCTGGTCGGTTCGATCACCGCGACGATCGCATCGTGGATCGTGCAGACCGTGGCGATAGACGACGCTGCCGCGGCGGCGGTGACGGCGGAGCACATCAACGACCTGCGGGCCGAGATCGCGTCGCTACGGGACGAACTGCGGAGGGCTCCGGCCATCGAGGGCGCTGGAGGCGACCACCGACCGTGA
- a CDS encoding LAGLIDADG family homing endonuclease → MGANIVETPQQKGCTMRSADEFSDVLQLIATGMNDCEISRRTGIPRKTVWQWRRKPGVRPRSTTDSSGRCTVHDFSALPAKAYCYVLGMYLGDGCISRGTRTWHLRITLDTKYPGIVHGCREAIDILLPGQHAAVVRRKDNCVDVVLCSNHWPCLFPQHGPGRKHTRPIRLEPWQQDLVDQATEEFVRGLIHSDGCRVVANDRGVKSIRYHFTNHSEDILNLFTAALDHLGIPWTRSTKYVVSIYRKAATARLDEFIGPKV, encoded by the coding sequence GTGGGCGCCAATATCGTCGAGACACCCCAGCAAAAAGGATGCACCATGCGGTCGGCCGACGAATTCAGCGATGTGCTCCAGCTCATCGCGACTGGCATGAACGACTGCGAGATTTCGCGCCGAACGGGCATACCCCGAAAGACCGTTTGGCAATGGCGCCGCAAACCCGGGGTAAGGCCGAGATCTACAACCGATTCTTCAGGCCGTTGCACCGTCCATGACTTCTCTGCGCTTCCCGCCAAGGCGTATTGCTACGTCCTCGGCATGTACCTCGGTGATGGTTGCATCTCTCGAGGAACCCGGACGTGGCACCTGAGGATCACCCTGGACACGAAGTACCCGGGAATCGTCCACGGCTGCCGTGAAGCCATAGACATCCTCTTGCCCGGGCAGCACGCAGCCGTCGTCCGCCGCAAAGACAACTGCGTCGACGTCGTTCTGTGCTCGAATCATTGGCCATGTCTGTTCCCTCAGCACGGTCCGGGCAGGAAGCACACCAGACCAATCCGGCTCGAGCCCTGGCAGCAGGATCTCGTGGACCAAGCCACTGAAGAGTTCGTGCGCGGCCTGATCCACAGCGACGGTTGCCGGGTGGTCGCGAACGACCGCGGCGTCAAGAGCATCCGATACCATTTCACGAATCACTCGGAGGACATCCTGAACCTGTTCACCGCGGCGCTGGATCACCTCGGCATCCCGTGGACACGTTCCACCAAGTACGTCGTCTCGATCTACCGCAAGGCCGCGACCGCTCGCCTCGACGAATTCATCGGCCCCAAGGTCTAG
- a CDS encoding DUF6882 domain-containing protein — MLLYDLLLDAAIVQAETQAHLSDLIGENSPYDGDWSLDLGAGVFSKASTNGADPFVARAELLGSSAQGPGTWLWAWANSAYPPSIVESSALIRNFGEQYEVAELRDPEVPLGEAEPREFAWWMGGVAALLLGQLPTYTFDADGSTIGAIVLADDRLRLPEPTVPRLMRSVGEALQALPVAPRSVWAWGDVRGVQVDEIPAGLRIALPDGHAEFRFDEQDRLIDMSGQARPSD, encoded by the coding sequence GTGCTGCTCTATGACCTGCTTCTCGATGCCGCGATCGTCCAAGCCGAGACTCAAGCCCACCTCTCCGACCTCATCGGCGAAAATTCACCGTACGACGGGGACTGGAGCCTGGACCTCGGCGCCGGCGTGTTCTCGAAGGCCTCGACGAACGGAGCCGACCCATTTGTTGCTCGGGCTGAATTGCTCGGCTCCTCGGCGCAGGGACCTGGCACCTGGCTGTGGGCATGGGCCAACTCCGCCTACCCGCCCTCGATCGTCGAGAGCAGCGCACTGATCCGTAACTTCGGAGAGCAGTACGAAGTCGCCGAGTTGCGTGACCCAGAAGTTCCACTCGGTGAGGCTGAGCCGCGTGAGTTCGCGTGGTGGATGGGTGGGGTCGCGGCGCTCCTTCTCGGGCAATTGCCCACCTACACCTTCGACGCCGACGGCTCCACTATCGGCGCAATTGTGCTGGCGGACGATCGGCTGCGGTTGCCCGAGCCGACCGTGCCCCGTCTGATGCGCAGCGTGGGAGAGGCGTTACAGGCACTACCGGTCGCGCCCCGCAGCGTGTGGGCATGGGGTGATGTGCGTGGGGTCCAGGTCGACGAGATTCCGGCAGGCCTGCGGATCGCATTGCCCGACGGGCATGCCGAGTTCCGTTTCGACGAACAGGACAGGCTGATCGACATGTCTGGTCAGGCGCGACCGTCCGACTAG
- a CDS encoding DUF3817 domain-containing protein — MTAPEPGAEVTPAVSTPKETLRKALLGYRVLAWTTGIWLIALCYEMVLKYIVQVDNPPGWIGIVHGWVYFIYLLFTANLAVKVRWPIGKTIGVLLAGTIPLLGIIVEHFNTLDLKKRFEL; from the coding sequence ATGACCGCACCAGAACCGGGCGCCGAGGTCACGCCGGCGGTTTCGACTCCTAAGGAGACCCTCCGTAAGGCGCTGCTGGGCTACCGCGTGTTGGCCTGGACGACGGGCATCTGGCTCATCGCGCTGTGCTACGAGATGGTGCTCAAGTACATCGTGCAGGTGGACAATCCTCCGGGCTGGATCGGCATCGTGCACGGCTGGGTGTACTTCATCTACCTGCTGTTCACGGCCAACCTCGCAGTCAAGGTTCGCTGGCCCATCGGCAAGACCATCGGCGTGCTGCTCGCGGGCACGATCCCGCTGCTGGGCATCATCGTCGAGCACTTCAATACCCTTGATCTCAAGAAGCGCTTCGAACTGTAG
- a CDS encoding MarR family winged helix-turn-helix transcriptional regulator, giving the protein MTAPRVPRAMRDVRDTAAAVRTLVWSLRRFGEKQVGLEPLPHSEFELIRTVGDHPGISVSEAANVLALQPSNVSTTVRKLVERGLIDRAPDEHDRRCIRLQVTPRAAEHKKMIDAAWTAGVREQFAQMTDEEVATLVKAGPLLQRLASMG; this is encoded by the coding sequence ATGACGGCCCCCCGAGTACCCAGGGCGATGCGTGATGTTCGTGACACTGCGGCCGCCGTACGGACGCTGGTCTGGTCGCTACGGCGGTTCGGTGAGAAGCAAGTCGGTCTGGAACCGTTGCCACACTCGGAGTTCGAACTCATCCGCACGGTGGGCGACCATCCGGGCATCAGTGTGTCCGAGGCCGCCAATGTGCTGGCGCTGCAGCCCAGCAACGTGAGTACCACGGTGCGGAAACTGGTTGAGCGGGGCCTGATCGACCGCGCGCCCGACGAACACGACCGCCGCTGCATTCGGCTGCAGGTGACGCCCAGGGCCGCCGAGCACAAGAAGATGATCGACGCGGCGTGGACCGCCGGCGTCCGCGAACAGTTCGCTCAGATGACCGACGAGGAGGTGGCGACCTTGGTCAAAGCCGGGCCGCTGCTTCAGCGGTTGGCTTCGATGGGATAG
- a CDS encoding multidrug effflux MFS transporter: MSTQTTKTETTSQTPALPLSWLGVLALLTAVAPLSIDMYLPAFPAMAAEFGTSASAVQFTLTSFMVGLASGQLIIGPLSDRFGRRPLMLAGTFVCILAGVACAVAPNIAVLTAFRFVQGFSGAAGVVLSRAVVADRAHGAVAARAFSLMMIINGAAPVLAPLIGGSLMGVIGWRGVFWILAGLAVAMFIGVVAVLPETHPKDRRHTGGVAAMLSDARSVLTNRGYLGYTLAFAFGFTVMFAYIAASPFVLQNVLGLSPLHYSFAFAANAAGIVIMNAVNARIVGRFGQRRLLHLGVGLLVLFSALLLVDAMLGPVLWASLLLLWGAVASLGLVAANATSLALDQVRHAAGTGSAVLGALQFGLAAVVSPIVGLGGDHTALPMAGAMLVSACIGAGALLLTRPRQVVAID, from the coding sequence ATGAGTACTCAAACCACAAAAACCGAGACGACATCCCAGACACCTGCCTTGCCGCTGAGCTGGCTGGGTGTGCTGGCCCTGCTGACCGCCGTGGCACCGCTGTCGATCGACATGTATCTGCCCGCCTTCCCGGCAATGGCGGCTGAGTTCGGAACATCGGCCTCCGCCGTTCAGTTCACCCTGACCTCGTTCATGGTGGGCCTGGCCAGCGGGCAGTTGATCATCGGTCCGCTCTCGGACCGATTCGGCAGGCGCCCACTGATGCTCGCGGGCACCTTCGTGTGCATCCTGGCCGGCGTCGCCTGCGCGGTGGCTCCAAACATCGCCGTACTGACTGCATTCCGCTTCGTGCAGGGATTCAGCGGCGCAGCCGGCGTGGTGCTGAGCCGTGCTGTCGTGGCCGATCGCGCGCACGGCGCCGTGGCCGCACGGGCGTTCAGCCTGATGATGATCATCAACGGTGCCGCACCGGTGCTGGCACCGCTCATCGGTGGATCGCTGATGGGTGTGATCGGCTGGCGCGGAGTCTTCTGGATCCTTGCCGGGCTTGCCGTGGCGATGTTCATCGGCGTCGTCGCCGTACTCCCCGAGACCCATCCGAAAGACCGTCGTCACACCGGCGGCGTGGCCGCCATGCTCAGCGATGCGCGGTCGGTGCTGACCAATCGCGGCTACCTCGGCTACACACTGGCGTTCGCGTTCGGCTTCACCGTGATGTTCGCCTACATCGCGGCTTCACCGTTCGTGCTTCAGAACGTGCTCGGACTGTCCCCGCTGCACTATTCGTTCGCCTTCGCCGCGAACGCCGCGGGCATCGTCATCATGAATGCCGTCAACGCCAGAATCGTCGGCCGATTCGGGCAGCGCCGGCTGCTGCACCTCGGCGTCGGTCTGCTCGTCCTCTTTTCGGCCCTGCTGTTGGTGGACGCGATGCTGGGTCCGGTGCTGTGGGCGTCGCTGCTGCTGTTGTGGGGTGCGGTCGCGAGCCTCGGCCTGGTAGCCGCCAATGCGACATCGCTGGCACTCGATCAGGTCCGCCATGCGGCGGGCACCGGTTCTGCGGTATTGGGCGCGTTGCAGTTCGGCCTGGCGGCGGTGGTGTCACCGATCGTCGGGCTCGGCGGGGACCACACCGCGCTGCCCATGGCGGGGGCCATGTTGGTCAGTGCCTGCATCGGTGCGGGAGCACTGCTGCTGACTCGCCCGCGTCAGGTTGTTGCCATCGATTGA
- a CDS encoding non-canonical purine NTP pyrophosphatase, whose translation MPSLLVASSNAKKLAELRRVLDAAGVVGLELLSLADVAPFDEAPETGATFEDNALAKALDGFHATGLPCVADDSGISVSALNGMPGVLSARWSGKHGDDAANTALLLGQLADVPDERRGAAFVSACALVSASGSTVVRGEWPGTVVREPRGDGGFGYDPVFLPDGSTHTAAELTPAEKDASSHRGRALALLVPALRELAGS comes from the coding sequence GTGCCCTCGCTTCTGGTAGCCAGTAGTAACGCGAAGAAGCTGGCCGAGCTACGGCGGGTGCTGGACGCGGCCGGGGTGGTTGGTCTGGAGCTGTTGTCGCTGGCCGACGTGGCGCCGTTCGACGAGGCACCAGAGACCGGCGCGACCTTTGAGGACAACGCGCTGGCCAAGGCCTTGGACGGGTTTCACGCCACCGGATTGCCTTGTGTGGCAGACGATTCCGGGATCTCTGTTTCGGCGCTGAACGGGATGCCGGGTGTGCTCTCGGCCCGGTGGTCCGGGAAGCACGGGGACGACGCCGCGAACACTGCTCTGCTCCTGGGGCAGCTGGCCGATGTACCCGATGAACGACGCGGCGCCGCTTTCGTGTCGGCGTGTGCGCTGGTCTCTGCGTCGGGTTCGACTGTGGTGCGCGGCGAGTGGCCGGGCACGGTTGTGCGCGAGCCCCGCGGCGACGGGGGATTCGGGTACGACCCGGTGTTCCTACCTGACGGATCTACCCACACCGCAGCCGAATTGACGCCCGCCGAGAAAGACGCGTCGTCGCATCGCGGCCGGGCGCTGGCGTTGTTGGTGCCTGCGCTGCGGGAATTGGCCGGGTCTTAG
- the rph gene encoding ribonuclease PH — MSKREDGRLDDELRPVTITRGFTSHPAGSVLVEFGQTRVMCTASVTEGVPRWRKGSGQGWLTAEYAMLPAATHDRSDRESVKGRVGGRTQEISRLVGRSLRACIDLGALGENTIAVDCDVLQADGGTRTAAITGAYVALSDAVTYLAAAGRLSDPRPLSCAIAAVSVGVVDGRVRLDLPYTEDSRAEVDMNVVATDTGTLVEIQGTGEGATFPRSTLDKMLDAALAGCEQLFVVQREALELPYPGVLPEGPAPKKAFGN; from the coding sequence GTGTCCAAGCGAGAAGACGGTCGTCTCGACGACGAGCTGCGCCCGGTAACCATCACCCGCGGTTTCACATCGCATCCCGCCGGCTCGGTACTGGTGGAGTTCGGCCAGACCCGCGTCATGTGCACCGCCTCGGTCACCGAAGGTGTGCCCCGCTGGCGTAAGGGTTCCGGGCAGGGCTGGCTGACCGCCGAATACGCCATGTTGCCTGCCGCCACCCATGACCGCTCCGACCGGGAATCGGTCAAGGGGCGCGTCGGCGGGCGGACCCAGGAGATCAGCCGGCTGGTCGGGCGCTCACTGCGCGCGTGCATCGACCTCGGCGCGCTGGGCGAGAACACCATCGCGGTCGACTGCGACGTGCTGCAGGCCGACGGCGGCACCCGCACCGCCGCCATCACCGGCGCGTACGTGGCGCTGTCCGATGCGGTCACGTATCTGGCGGCGGCCGGACGGCTTTCCGATCCGCGCCCCCTGTCGTGCGCCATCGCAGCGGTGTCGGTGGGCGTCGTCGACGGTCGCGTGCGTCTGGATTTGCCCTACACCGAGGATTCGCGCGCCGAGGTGGACATGAACGTCGTCGCCACCGACACCGGCACCCTGGTGGAGATCCAGGGCACCGGCGAGGGCGCGACGTTCCCGCGCTCCACCCTGGACAAGATGCTCGACGCGGCGCTGGCGGGTTGCGAGCAGTTGTTCGTAGTCCAGCGCGAGGCACTGGAATTGCCGTATCCGGGCGTGCTGCCGGAGGGGCCAGCGCCCAAGAAAGCGTTTGGAAACTGA
- a CDS encoding cyclic nucleotide-degrading phosphodiesterase codes for MRLTILGCSGSVVGPDSAASGYLVTAPDTTPMVVDFGGGVLGALQRYADPNSVNVLLSHLHADHCLDLPGLFVWRRYHPIPATERGLMYGPVNTWARLGAASSPEGGEIDDFTDIFEVRNWEDGSAVQLGTLSVTPRLVCHPTESFGMRFTDPSGATLVYSGDTGYCDALVELARGADVFLCEASWTHDPSRPPHLHLSGTEAGRAAAEAGVGELLLTHIPPWTSREDVISEAKAEFDGPVHAVLSGETFDVTRR; via the coding sequence GTGCGATTGACCATCCTGGGATGCTCCGGCAGCGTCGTCGGCCCGGATTCGGCAGCCTCCGGCTATCTCGTCACCGCACCTGACACGACTCCGATGGTCGTCGACTTCGGCGGGGGCGTCCTGGGTGCGCTGCAGCGCTACGCCGATCCGAATTCGGTCAACGTGTTGCTGTCGCATCTGCATGCCGATCACTGTCTGGATCTGCCCGGCCTCTTCGTGTGGCGGCGCTATCACCCCATTCCGGCCACCGAGCGTGGGCTGATGTACGGGCCAGTCAACACCTGGGCCCGGCTCGGTGCGGCGTCGTCGCCCGAGGGTGGTGAGATCGACGACTTCACCGACATCTTCGAGGTGCGCAACTGGGAGGACGGCTCCGCGGTGCAGCTCGGCACGCTCAGCGTGACACCGCGGCTGGTGTGTCACCCCACCGAATCCTTCGGCATGCGTTTCACCGATCCGTCCGGGGCAACCCTGGTCTACAGCGGTGACACCGGGTACTGCGACGCGCTCGTCGAACTGGCCCGCGGGGCCGACGTCTTCCTGTGCGAGGCATCGTGGACGCACGATCCGTCCCGACCGCCGCACCTGCACCTGTCGGGCACCGAGGCCGGGCGGGCAGCCGCCGAAGCCGGCGTCGGTGAGCTGCTGCTTACCCACATTCCGCCGTGGACGTCGCGCGAGGATGTAATCAGCGAGGCCAAGGCCGAGTTCGACGGCCCGGTGCACGCCGTGCTGAGCGGCGAGACCTTCGACGTCACCCGGCGCTGA
- the murI gene encoding glutamate racemase, which yields MNDRLAPVGIFDSGVGGLTVARAIIDQLPDEDIIYVGDTGNGPYGPLTIPEIRAHSLAIGDDLVARGVKALVIACNTASSACLRDARERYSPVPVVEVILPAVRRAVAATRNGRIGVIGTAATIASGAYQDAFAAARDTEVFGVACPRFVDFVERGITSGRQVLGLAEGYLEPLQRAEVDTLVLGCTHYPMLSGLVQLAMGDNVSLVSSAEETAKDLLRVLTELDLLMPHESGPAQRVFEATGDPEAFTALAARFLGPGLDGARQVRRHVGVGK from the coding sequence ATGAACGACCGCCTGGCACCCGTCGGCATCTTCGACTCCGGCGTCGGTGGTCTGACCGTGGCCCGCGCGATCATCGACCAGCTGCCCGACGAGGACATCATCTACGTCGGAGACACGGGCAACGGTCCGTATGGGCCGCTGACCATTCCCGAGATCCGGGCGCACTCGTTGGCCATCGGTGACGACCTGGTGGCCCGCGGCGTCAAGGCTCTGGTGATCGCCTGCAACACCGCGTCCTCAGCGTGCCTGCGCGACGCGCGCGAGCGCTACTCACCGGTGCCGGTGGTCGAGGTGATCCTGCCCGCGGTCCGGCGCGCGGTGGCCGCCACCCGCAACGGACGCATCGGCGTGATCGGCACCGCCGCCACCATCGCCTCGGGCGCCTATCAGGACGCGTTCGCCGCGGCACGTGACACCGAGGTATTCGGGGTGGCCTGCCCACGGTTCGTCGACTTCGTGGAGCGCGGGATCACCAGTGGTCGTCAGGTGCTGGGGCTGGCCGAGGGTTATCTCGAACCGCTGCAGCGGGCCGAGGTGGACACCCTGGTCCTGGGCTGCACGCACTATCCGATGCTGTCCGGGCTCGTCCAGTTGGCCATGGGCGACAACGTCTCCCTGGTGTCCTCGGCCGAGGAGACCGCCAAGGACCTCCTCCGGGTGCTCACCGAGCTCGATTTGCTGATGCCTCACGAATCCGGCCCGGCCCAACGGGTGTTCGAGGCCACCGGCGATCCCGAGGCGTTCACCGCGCTGGCCGCCCGCTTCCTGGGGCCGGGGCTGGACGGGGCGCGGCAGGTCCGGCGTCACGTGGGCGTCGGAAAATGA
- a CDS encoding rhomboid family intramembrane serine protease, which yields MTSPYGYQTTPTPEPKKRPGWMVGGVTIISFVALLYVIEFVDTAMGHRLDQDGIRPLQTDGLWGILWAPLLHGGWPHLIANTVPALVLGFLMTLAGMGRFIAATAIIWILGGFGTWLIGNIGLHCPYVSVQCTSTHIGASGLIFGWLAFLIVFGFFTRNVWEIVIGVVVLFVYGGVLFGVLPGNAGVSWQGHLSGALAGIIAAYLLSGPERKAREAKKSSAQPRLSA from the coding sequence ATGACGAGCCCGTACGGATACCAAACGACACCGACGCCGGAGCCGAAGAAGCGGCCCGGCTGGATGGTCGGCGGCGTGACGATCATCAGTTTCGTCGCGCTGTTGTACGTGATCGAGTTCGTCGATACCGCGATGGGTCACCGGCTCGACCAGGACGGCATTCGGCCCCTGCAGACCGACGGACTGTGGGGCATCCTGTGGGCGCCCCTCCTGCACGGCGGCTGGCCGCACCTGATCGCCAACACCGTGCCCGCGCTGGTGCTCGGCTTTCTCATGACGCTGGCCGGGATGGGGCGATTCATCGCCGCGACGGCGATCATCTGGATCCTGGGCGGCTTCGGCACGTGGCTGATCGGCAACATCGGCCTGCACTGCCCCTACGTGAGCGTGCAGTGCACGAGCACTCACATCGGCGCATCCGGCCTGATCTTCGGCTGGCTGGCGTTCCTGATCGTGTTCGGCTTCTTCACCCGCAACGTGTGGGAGATCGTGATCGGCGTCGTCGTGCTGTTCGTCTACGGCGGTGTGCTGTTCGGCGTGCTGCCCGGTAATGCGGGCGTGTCCTGGCAGGGCCACCTCAGTGGGGCCCTTGCGGGCATCATCGCCGCGTACCTGCTGTCCGGACCGGAACGCAAGGCGCGCGAAGCGAAGAAGAGTTCCGCCCAGCCGCGTCTGAGTGCATGA
- a CDS encoding cysteine synthase, which produces MARHDSLLQALGNTPLVGLQNLSPRWDDGEDGPHARLWAKLEDRNPTGSIKDRPALRMIEQAERDGLLSPGATILEPTSGNTGISLAMAAMLKGYNMICVMPENTSIERRQILELYGARIIFSAAEGGSNTAVATAKELAAENPSWVMLYQYGNPANSDAHYYGTGPELLADLPEITHFVAGLGTTGTLMGTGRFLREQVPGVQIVAAEPRYGEGVYALRNIDEGFIPELYDPDVLTTRFSVGSYDAVKRTRDLVTREGIFAGISTGAVLHAALGMAAKAIKAGERADIAFVVADAGWKYLSTGAYAGSLDDAEDALEGQLWA; this is translated from the coding sequence ATGGCACGGCACGACTCACTGCTGCAGGCCCTCGGCAACACCCCGCTGGTGGGGCTGCAGAACCTCTCGCCGCGTTGGGACGATGGTGAGGACGGGCCGCATGCGCGGTTGTGGGCAAAGCTCGAGGACCGTAACCCGACCGGGTCCATCAAGGACCGGCCCGCGCTGCGCATGATCGAACAGGCCGAGCGTGACGGCTTGCTGAGCCCGGGCGCCACCATCCTGGAGCCCACCAGCGGCAACACCGGCATCTCGTTGGCCATGGCCGCGATGCTCAAGGGCTACAACATGATCTGCGTGATGCCCGAGAACACCTCGATCGAGCGGCGTCAGATCCTGGAACTCTACGGCGCGAGGATCATCTTCAGCGCGGCCGAGGGTGGCTCCAACACCGCCGTGGCGACGGCGAAAGAGCTTGCGGCAGAAAATCCTTCGTGGGTGATGCTGTATCAGTACGGCAACCCGGCCAACTCCGACGCGCACTACTACGGGACCGGCCCTGAGCTGCTTGCCGACCTGCCAGAGATCACCCACTTCGTCGCCGGCCTCGGTACCACCGGAACCCTGATGGGCACCGGCCGCTTCCTGCGCGAGCAGGTGCCGGGTGTGCAGATCGTGGCCGCGGAACCGCGCTACGGCGAGGGTGTTTACGCACTGCGCAACATCGACGAGGGGTTCATCCCCGAGCTGTACGACCCCGACGTGCTGACCACGCGGTTCTCGGTGGGCTCCTACGACGCAGTCAAACGCACCCGTGACCTGGTCACCCGCGAAGGCATCTTCGCCGGCATCTCGACGGGCGCGGTGCTGCACGCCGCGCTGGGGATGGCGGCCAAGGCGATCAAGGCCGGCGAGCGCGCCGACATCGCATTCGTGGTCGCCGACGCCGGTTGGAAGTATCTGTCGACCGGTGCCTACGCCGGTAGCCTGGATGACGCAGAGGATGCGTTGGAAGGGCAGCTTTGGGCATGA
- a CDS encoding MoaD/ThiS family protein: MSVTVSIPTILRPHTGGQKRVSASGDTLAAVISDLEANYSGISDRLIDSDNKGKLHRFVNIYVNDEDVRFSGGLDTTIADGDSVTILPAVAGG; the protein is encoded by the coding sequence ATTTCTGTAACCGTCTCGATCCCGACCATCCTGCGTCCGCACACCGGCGGACAGAAACGCGTCAGTGCGTCCGGCGACACGTTGGCGGCGGTGATCAGCGACCTGGAGGCCAACTACTCCGGAATATCGGATCGCCTCATCGACTCGGACAACAAGGGCAAGCTGCACCGCTTCGTCAACATCTACGTCAACGACGAGGACGTGCGGTTTTCCGGCGGACTGGACACCACCATCGCCGACGGCGACTCGGTGACGATCCTGCCCGCGGTGGCAGGCGGATAG
- a CDS encoding Mov34/MPN/PAD-1 family protein — protein sequence MVAHARADHPDEACGVIAGPEGSDRPERFVAMANAERSPTFYRFDSGEQLKVWRAMDEADEVPVVIYHSHTATEAYPSRTDISLASEPDAHYILVSTRDPDEHELRSYRIIDGVVAEEPIDIVEQYN from the coding sequence ATGGTGGCGCATGCGCGCGCCGACCACCCCGACGAGGCGTGCGGGGTGATCGCCGGGCCGGAAGGCTCTGATCGGCCCGAACGCTTCGTCGCGATGGCCAACGCCGAGCGTTCGCCGACGTTCTACCGGTTCGATTCGGGCGAGCAGCTCAAGGTGTGGCGGGCGATGGACGAGGCCGACGAGGTGCCCGTCGTCATCTACCACTCGCACACCGCGACCGAGGCCTACCCGAGCCGCACCGACATTTCGTTGGCCTCCGAACCCGACGCCCACTACATATTGGTGTCCACCCGCGACCCCGACGAGCATGAGCTGCGCAGCTATCGCATCATCGACGGCGTCGTCGCGGAGGAACCCATCGACATCGTTGAGCAGTACAACTAA